The Elaeis guineensis isolate ETL-2024a chromosome 14, EG11, whole genome shotgun sequence genomic sequence GGCAATTGTTTGGTCAAGGGGGATGTGAACGTAAAGGAGACAACATCCATTGCATTCCTCTTATCTTCATTCCACCTCGAGTGATTATCAATCACAACATTCGATTGAACACCATTCTCATTTCTATCCACAGACATGCTACCTATGAAATCATTTTTCCCTGATTTGAAGCTCCCCTCTATCAATCTTTTCTTTCTAGGGAAATCCTTGTTACTCGATGAGCCTTCCCTTTCAACATCAGTAGTCACTAAAACTTCCTTCTTGTATCCACTTTTCAAATTTCCAGAAAGCCTATTTACTGTCCTGTGCTTCCCAGTATCTCCAGAAAGAATTTTTCTCCCCTGCTGACTAGAATTTGATTGCTTCGAAGCTAACTTGCCTTTGGTGGATGGGCAGTTTTGCTTCTGATTATTTTGCCGCAGGATCCCAGAAGCATTGGCTGTTGATGGCTTTTTCTGCTGCTTATTCTTTTGGTTGTTTGGTTGGCTTATAAATGGTTGGTTTAGCTTATAGTCATCATGCTCTTTCTGGATTACCGTGTTCCTACAGGATGTGCTTAAGCCTTCCCTTCGTTGGACATTCACCTTGGCTTGGATAGCTAAAGAGATGGATTTACCCTTACCTGTTGTACTAGCTGTTTTAATTTCATAAGGATCTGGAGAGGACCTAAATATGATAATATCCTCTGAAACATTGCAAGACTTATTCAGGGATGGTCCTCTAGATAAACTGACATCCGTCGACTGAAAAGGTGTTCTGGATAATTCCAGCAATCTTGATGTCTTCTGAGAGGCTGCCATGCTCTCCTTTGGATCACGAACTTTCAATGGAATTGAAGATGACCCAAATAAAGAAACTTTGCCCCTTGTACTGGATGGAAGTCCTGGCTCGAGAATCTTGGCTGCTGCCTCCATTATTTGAGCTGCATTCTTAGCAGAAGTGAATGCTGGATTTTTTATTGGTGACAACAATTTGTGGTGGGTTATTGGAAGAGACTTTGCTGATCTTGGAGGTAACATCTCCATTTGAAACCTCTCTATTGGGCTGCTTGGCATTTTTTGAGACCGTGATTCTACTTGCTTCCTAAAATAGCCCTCGGCTTTATGTGGTGCATGGCTAAATTGATCATTCATGGAGAATTCAGGACTTCTTTTGAGACTACAGTTGTCTCTAAGCGATCGTGAATCAAGAAAAGGAGTGGAGAAGGGTTCTGAAACACCAGATGTTGGCAAGGAATCCAAACCCATAAGCCTAGCAACAACTCCTGGGGCCCTGACCCCATTCCCTTCTTCATCAGTTACCGATGAAGCACAACTGTAGTCACTACTTCCCTTCACCCTTGACACTCCAATGATCTCGTCCTCCTCATTCTGGCAAAGACATAACAACTGAATCACAATAGTAAACAGAAACCACCTTCTAAACATACTATAAGCAGATGATGCTAATTCCACTGATACAGTACAACCAACACAGACAGAAAGAGCAGACTACCCACCAAACGAAGTTGTGTTGTTGGCAAATTACTGTCGCTTCTTTTTCCTTGTTTTGAGATCTCTGTAAGGTAAAAATATAACGTCAGGGAAAACAAATTCCTTATGGTAAGAAAAAGAAGTAGCTGCTTTCAGACATTTTGGTTGATATTGATTTACCGGATGAATTGGTCCCACTGGAAAACAATTTCTTACGAGACTTCCTGTTCCAATCAAACAGATTGAAAAAGCCGCTGCTCTTCGATCCTCCCTTTTCTGTCTCCATCCTCATTCTTTGACTTTAAGAATAAGAACATTTCAGTTCCACATTTCTCATTTTGTTATGAAGGTCCTACATTAATAAAGAAAAGGAATTGTACTTAAATTTACAAAATCGGCTGtacttctcaaaccaaatcaagctaACTCACGCATTCCCCTGATCCTTCACTAACTCATCGAATCAAAAGGGTTGACAAAATCCAGTAGAaatgatgaagaaaaaaaattgattccagaattgatattgaaaacaaaaaaaaaaggtgtaAAGAAATCATAACTAACAAGAAAAACCATACCAGATACATCTATTAGAACAAATGAAATAAAAACAGCAGCTTTAGATCTAGCTATCAAAGAAACGACAATGAAACCAACTACTTCATTTATAAAACCACTTGCGCTCTCCAAATCAATGAATAAACCATAAAAATCAATAGAAAAAGCAAGAAATACAAGCAAAAGCACCCTAATCAGGTCCAGCTAAATCCACTTCCACTGCCGTTCTCTAAAACCCTTACCTCCAAAACCTAAACAAAAAACTCACAAAGCGACCGACTTTGTCCACCCCCGAAGAAGTCCCATTTGCAACAAAAAAATACGAACCTCGAAGAAGACCTCGGCAACTCAAAATCAGAAGCTCCGTGCGACCTCGGCGCCCTCGCCCATCCTCCCGATACTGGACCTcaaattagggttagggtttccggGCGAAAAGGGcgaaggagaggagaagagaagagaagacggTGGAATTGATGGAGTTGTAGATCGAGACCATTAATGGCGAGAGACGAGAAGAGAAGCCACCGAGAGATGGGACATTAAATTTTTATAGAAgcaataaataatcaaaaaaataaaataaaaattgggcATAAATGGAGGGCGAGGCGTCAACGATAGCCCAACGGCTCTTTTAGGGGAGGGAGATCCCATTTCAAATTCCAAACGGCCTTCAGGTACCCAACTATTTTCCAGCCACGCGCATAACCATTTCTCTGCGAATAAAACATCTGCCGTCCGTGCAACCACATAAAACTATCTCGTCCGCTCGATATCAACTCGGATACATAAAAAGCGATCGCACAAGAATTCCAATGCGCGGTTTGGAAGAACGACGGAATGATTCCAGCCCGCTGTAAGCAGTCTACAGCGCTCGACTCTGCTTAGTGACGTGTCGAATTATGATTGGTCCATGTATTATGGTTAAAATTATGGTGGGCCTGCTGGGACTAGGTCTGCAAGGAACGACACGACAGTGAGTGGGAAGAATGCCGTATCGGACGGGAGGGGAGGTTGCCAAGCCCTCCCGATTTTATTTTGTATGCAAGTCAAATTGAGTAGCCCATGGGTCCATTGACTCCAACGGGCGTTTTAAGTTGACCCATCTAAGATTAAAAATGATcctgataaaaataataaatttattttatttaattacatCATAGTGATCATGTATGATAGTAATCTTAAATCACACATATTTCTTAGCTTATTATCCAATCTATTGAGACAAAATCTATTCTTGAGCATAGATACCAAAGATCACTCCAAGGCAATGATCTtccgataaaattttaaaataatcttaCCTCTTGATCTAATGGCTGAGGGTTGATCAAATTTTCATGTGCTAAATGTAAGAGATTTCAAAAAAATACCATCTAAAAAAAAGCATTCGTGAACTAGCACTATtcactaaattttgatataataaaattatgtgaggtctcaaactcattctctttgtactggtttttttttttttttaaatagtaacATTTTGATCTTGTATTAAAATATCCTagttatttatctaatacattccactcaaaattcataattatctcagactacctatgatataaaaataaagaaaggtcgaacattggacactcttcacaatcatcgatttctttcttcttttgaccttccaacaaattttatatatagactttCATCTCAAAAAAACCTCAACCTTCTATATCatttcgagtaacaatattaaatttaaaaaaatatgagatctgcgTCAAGACATTCTAGATTTAaactaataacagaactatcaagctgttaataataaacttgagatatttaggattttttggcattatctacaatgaagcaacctactaacaaaaattattcggctatgatcagattaggtcaaaatctatagtatcctttcattatcaataaaattttttcttatttgtaactaatgtattccatcataatatcttttgaatcaagaattaatatttttaatcaatttaatccaccatgcttttgctgcgcactctaatcttaatttatcaaattatataagtctatcaaaagattagaatatccttgtatgttagatcaatcaaagatagatccaacttttaaatttcatataaaacttagagcaaaattttaagtttttttatttttactatcttTGGGTAtaacatatcaaaattaaatcttgatccactttctatgtttgaaatcattgcataagtttcatcactcttcaagaatccaacatatctagaatcaattggagttaaccttagatttatcttacaatcatttagataattcccaaatcaatctttctttttaaaaaaattaactccaacttgaagaaggtagaagaactcaagccaacatcctcataagtagaatcaacttgattatttcttgtagagctcttttcatcacaacccttagcatcaatagataaatccatacaaattcTTGTCCCTTatataagttattcaaaatttaacactagaaagatatcttagttcaattcagaaatccaaactttgacttgaataattaatacacttcaccatctttaacaaacataaaaaaaattaaagaatctaattcaaagatggtaatataaattattaaagattttatcataacctgtatatcatattcCGACAAaactaattttttcatatttaatttaacaataatatcaaaatatcctagatccacttagaaaatcaaacttttgacttgaaattcaatgaaacttgaaagatcaaaaaattcatatttcaaatataatattttgaaaaatcaaagatttcgtcaagatgtgtatctcatattctcataataaaatctaagtatatattttttatctaaattcgagtttcatatatgatctcttataggttcaatgctcaaaaatatttctctctcatatgataaaattttttcttagaccACATCCTAACTAACTTCTTTCTGATAAGTCCAAAAATTATAATACTCAGAtaattatcatcaaaattaaaaaaattatcataatctttaaccatataagtttagcattccaaaatcattgAGTACacccaacataatatatcaatacctccctcTTCATTTCAGGGtcaatacttctcatactttagTCAACCtttctaattgaaatccaagatataactcgtcaattccattatagacatcatataccactaatgcataaatttcatcatagtatctattgatttaaaatttaaatatttatttttttttttatatctatcatgtcctTATGATcatagcctcaagttcaaatatcactaaagtcaaattttgaataattataaccttaagctcaaataccacttaagtcatattctctagtgatcataacctaaactctaatatcattttatcacatacttaatgatcataaccttaaactctaatattatctatcatactctatggaTTATAATTTCAgggttttgatatcatttatgtcacaatccctagtgaccttaaagttTTGActcttaagtcatattctctgatatcactctgtcatatcttattgatcatacataaaattttgatatcacttcataatccctagtgatcttaaacctaagttctgatattattctatcatatcctaatcacttgtatcatagtccccaaatgatcataacctaagctctgatatcattttgtcacatcctattgatctttcataaagttttgatatcacttcataatctctagtgattttaaacctaagctctgatattattctatcacatcctaatcacttatatcataatcttcaatgatcataacctaagctctgatatcactctataATATTCATATCACTTATATtgtaatccttaatgatcataacttgagctctgataccactgtcacgccccaaatctaaTAGCCGATTCAAATACGTGATGGTTGCACACTCCTTAGagaaagtcctaaagaatatgcaaggccaaaagtaattctttacaacctcaacatccataatatctaatttcaataatgacttgtaaaacttgcataattacaattgaaattctttcaatcctctgatcatgaTATTTTATCTATTCATCTACTCATTCGCAATCTAAattatagccaatcatgagcgtcctgtatctctgagaagaaaaagaaaaatgaaggggtgtgagctttacagtccagtaagaattttcatatcatatCAAtagaataatataatctgaaaataagaataagcaataaaatataaaatctaatgttcaatgtccagaataatacaaacatccataaattatctaccttgtcaaaagagatgcatcatcatagctaacaagtgaaatacttttgttcaacaattatttcatgtcttatctttcatttctcttttcataatcatatgatttttaaccttttctttctggctctggactaactaagtctatacctcagtcattatctgaatcaattttcacttaaaagcctttcaaggctatcccaagatgagctcctgaccgattgtcccacgtatgaaagcccgtgagaggctgtcccaggcataagctcctggcggactgtctcaggcataagcttctggccggctgatccacctataagccagtgggggctgtcccaggcataagctcccgaTGGGCTATTCCACAC encodes the following:
- the LOC105057409 gene encoding uncharacterized protein, encoding MRMETEKGGSKSSGFFNLFDWNRKSRKKLFSSGTNSSEISKQGKRSDSNLPTTQLRLNEEDEIIGVSRVKGSSDYSCASSVTDEEGNGVRAPGVVARLMGLDSLPTSGVSEPFSTPFLDSRSLRDNCSLKRSPEFSMNDQFSHAPHKAEGYFRKQVESRSQKMPSSPIERFQMEMLPPRSAKSLPITHHKLLSPIKNPAFTSAKNAAQIMEAAAKILEPGLPSSTRGKVSLFGSSSIPLKVRDPKESMAASQKTSRLLELSRTPFQSTDVSLSRGPSLNKSCNVSEDIIIFRSSPDPYEIKTASTTGKGKSISLAIQAKVNVQRREGLSTSCRNTVIQKEHDDYKLNQPFISQPNNQKNKQQKKPSTANASGILRQNNQKQNCPSTKGKLASKQSNSSQQGRKILSGDTGKHRTVNRLSGNLKSGYKKEVLVTTDVEREGSSSNKDFPRKKRLIEGSFKSGKNDFIGSMSVDRNENGVQSNVVIDNHSRWNEDKRNAMDVVSFTFTSPLTKQLPGSHSTIQVVEKKDTRNGYSFDSCSEKNALNVKNKRLASLGLNVINGDALSLLLEQKLRELTAGMEPSSNFLRGGSFASSASVLQESKSAYNTDSTLHRKDFLLRPDKADGIFDSECSSTNGQIAEEVDCSSSSGARKESDNQHRSPLSIFDASFSNQSCNSPESTGSTDGSKICSSSVQAQNVASLSCSSKVPSMDAEMELSDSVSSAFMDLDALEISSTNHAKVSSQDLDYVREILYSRGLSKDLSSCYLNDAGEILDSLLFEKLENKRSRTMLKGDDKDGRVKRKVLFDCLNECLESKCSRYFRAGYHAWTKGLAVVGKGLAEELYEELLGWKSMGDSMVDELVDKDMSIHLGRWVDFEIEAFETGGELEEKILSSLVDEVVADLCIKGQSVLLSSPI